A genomic segment from Mycoplasmopsis arginini encodes:
- the gmk gene encoding guanylate kinase translates to MEKKLIIFTGPSGVGKGTVEQSLFTNQDLKLKLSVSITTRKPREGEIDGVHYYFVPSETFETFIEENKLLEYSKHFDNYYGTLYSEISNILSSGKIPFLEIETNGAKQIIEKYRKEGREDEICSIFLMPPSLTELERRIETRNTETYDLILKRLDKAREEIILSSMFKYVVVNNSIEDTVNKIKEIIKDNFAHIIEANDQGEAGRKA, encoded by the coding sequence ATGGAGAAAAAGTTAATTATTTTTACTGGTCCTTCTGGTGTTGGAAAAGGCACTGTAGAACAAAGTTTATTTACTAATCAAGATTTAAAATTAAAATTGTCAGTTTCAATCACTACAAGAAAACCACGTGAAGGTGAAATTGATGGTGTTCATTATTATTTTGTTCCAAGCGAAACTTTTGAAACTTTCATTGAAGAAAATAAACTATTAGAGTATTCAAAACATTTTGATAATTATTACGGAACTTTATATTCAGAAATTTCAAATATTCTTAGTTCTGGAAAAATTCCATTTTTAGAAATTGAAACAAACGGAGCAAAACAAATAATTGAAAAATATCGTAAAGAAGGAAGAGAAGATGAAATTTGTTCAATTTTCTTAATGCCACCTTCATTAACTGAACTTGAAAGAAGAATTGAAACAAGAAATACAGAAACATATGATTTAATTTTAAAAAGATTAGACAAGGCAAGAGAAGAGATTATTCTTTCATCAATGTTTAAATATGTAGTTGTGAATAATTCAATCGAAGACACAGTTAATAAAATTAAAGAAATCATTAAAGATAACTTTGCTCATATAATTGAAGCTAATGATCAAGGCGAAGCTGGTAGGAAGGCATAG
- the rsmD gene encoding 16S rRNA (guanine(966)-N(2))-methyltransferase RsmD, which translates to MLRIIAGKYRSRILKQPSKTTTRPTVDRAKEAIFSSIQFDIEGKEFLDIFSGSGSFCLEALSRGAKKATCVEKDRAAYKIILENKASLNEENLQVFNTDALTFLQKNLEKKFDFVYLDPPFIEKELLVKCIDILTENGMIKLEGQIIVETDWQDFLYEKNGFEIVKMKKYGKIYIYFIRRKS; encoded by the coding sequence ATGTTAAGAATTATTGCAGGAAAATACCGTTCAAGAATATTAAAACAACCATCAAAAACTACAACAAGACCAACTGTTGATCGTGCTAAGGAAGCAATTTTTTCTTCAATCCAATTTGATATTGAAGGTAAAGAATTTTTAGATATATTTTCAGGATCGGGTTCTTTTTGTTTAGAAGCATTATCAAGAGGTGCTAAAAAAGCAACTTGTGTTGAAAAAGATCGCGCTGCATATAAAATTATTTTAGAAAATAAAGCAAGTTTAAACGAGGAAAACTTACAGGTCTTTAACACTGATGCTTTAACTTTTTTACAGAAAAATTTAGAGAAGAAATTTGATTTTGTTTATTTAGATCCTCCTTTTATTGAGAAGGAGTTACTGGTTAAATGTATTGATATTTTAACAGAAAATGGGATGATAAAATTGGAAGGTCAGATTATTGTCGAAACAGATTGACAAGATTTTTTATATGAAAAAAATGGCTTTGAAATTGTAAAAATGAAGAAATATGGAAAAATATATATTTACTTTATTAGAAGAAAATCATAG